Proteins encoded within one genomic window of Dyadobacter chenhuakuii:
- a CDS encoding Gfo/Idh/MocA family protein produces the protein MAARSTSRRHFITTGLTAAAGLSVIANPLFAARSRAADRIRLGIIGTGSRGAGLCTLIKEMPEIALVACCDTIPENLQKGLSLAEKGAKGYSDYRKLLEDKSLDAVIIATPLYLHYPMAVAAIQAGKHIYLEKSMTYDIPQAIDLVKKVRDSKLIFQIGYQYRYYGLYHRVKEIIKENWLGKITHFECQYNRNSNWRFPVKDPKMERQINWRMYREYCGGPLSELCAHEIDVVNYLVDSHPTKVVGLGGINYWKDGRDTYDNIRTVYDYPGGVKASVTSVLSNAYNGYSIRILGDKATVEILRDKAYIYAESTNNAKGTVDGVTGATLAVTTQGKGMEVAYGKPGEESLEPTVYALQDFIKCIKDKKQPISNVETGRDGSIAIHMGNAAADTEAVQIWKPEYSV, from the coding sequence CGCAGGGTTGTCGGTGATCGCCAATCCGCTTTTTGCAGCGCGGTCAAGAGCCGCTGACAGGATTCGTTTGGGCATCATAGGCACGGGTTCCCGGGGAGCCGGCCTCTGCACATTGATCAAGGAAATGCCGGAAATTGCGCTGGTTGCATGCTGCGATACCATTCCTGAAAATCTGCAAAAGGGATTAAGCCTGGCCGAAAAAGGAGCAAAAGGATATTCGGATTATCGCAAGTTACTTGAAGATAAAAGCCTTGATGCGGTCATTATAGCCACACCGCTTTACCTGCATTATCCCATGGCTGTTGCCGCTATACAGGCTGGAAAGCACATTTATCTCGAAAAATCAATGACTTACGACATTCCGCAAGCCATTGATCTAGTCAAAAAAGTGCGTGATTCGAAACTCATTTTTCAAATCGGCTATCAATATCGTTACTATGGCCTTTATCATCGCGTTAAGGAAATAATCAAGGAAAACTGGCTGGGCAAAATCACCCATTTTGAATGTCAGTATAACCGAAATTCCAACTGGCGTTTTCCTGTGAAAGACCCGAAAATGGAGCGCCAGATCAATTGGCGAATGTATCGAGAATATTGCGGCGGTCCGCTTTCTGAGCTTTGCGCGCACGAAATTGATGTCGTAAATTATCTCGTCGACAGTCATCCCACGAAGGTGGTTGGGCTGGGAGGCATTAATTATTGGAAAGATGGCCGCGACACTTACGACAACATCCGGACGGTTTACGATTATCCGGGCGGCGTGAAAGCCAGCGTAACTTCGGTGTTATCAAATGCTTATAATGGTTACAGTATCAGGATTTTAGGAGATAAAGCGACCGTGGAAATCCTGCGCGATAAAGCATACATCTACGCAGAATCCACCAACAATGCCAAAGGAACTGTGGATGGCGTCACTGGCGCAACATTGGCTGTAACCACGCAAGGTAAAGGCATGGAAGTAGCTTACGGAAAACCCGGGGAAGAAAGTCTGGAACCCACCGTTTATGCTTTGCAGGATTTTATAAAATGCATTAAGGATAAAAAACAGCCGATTTCTAATGTCGAAACGGGCCGCGATGGCTCTATTGCGATCCATATGGGCAATGCGGCTGCGGACACGGAAGCTGTGCAGATCTGGAAACCGGAATACTCCGTTTAA
- a CDS encoding dienelactone hydrolase family protein: MKHDHPTQPPEKSLIGAYGNYFANLAKKPGTLSFRNAGWENLSDWKTKARAKAAELLSAPGTGKMPVVKLEEKYVYDGLDIEELSWQLPYGKRTKAVFLKPQGSSKPLPAILALHDHAGKKYFGYPKLVKTSDKQHPLIVKHQAAVYSGNAWANDIARHGYAVLVHDTFAFGSRRVFYGDVAGLDYGPLKTQDKTDQNPDEETHILTYNEWSKEHEHVMSKSLFCAGTTWPGVCLAEDQAALSVLSARNDVDNERIGCAGLSGGGVRTVYLAGLDDRIKCAVCVGFMTTFNDLVLNRSYNHTWMTFAPLLANYMDFPEILGLRVPLPTLVQNNNQDALFTLSEMKQADHILKQIFKKAGAAEKYKAGFYDGPHKFDAQMQADAFDWFDKWLA; the protein is encoded by the coding sequence ATGAAGCACGACCATCCAACCCAGCCACCCGAAAAAAGCCTTATCGGCGCATACGGAAACTACTTCGCCAATCTTGCAAAGAAGCCAGGAACATTATCCTTCCGGAATGCCGGTTGGGAAAACCTATCTGACTGGAAGACGAAAGCCAGGGCGAAAGCTGCTGAGTTGCTTTCTGCGCCTGGAACGGGAAAAATGCCGGTGGTGAAGTTGGAAGAAAAGTATGTTTACGATGGCTTGGATATTGAGGAACTGTCCTGGCAATTGCCTTATGGGAAGCGTACCAAGGCGGTTTTTTTAAAGCCACAGGGAAGCTCGAAGCCTTTGCCAGCCATTCTTGCGCTGCATGATCATGCGGGGAAAAAGTATTTTGGCTATCCGAAGTTGGTAAAGACTTCCGACAAGCAACATCCGCTGATCGTAAAACACCAGGCTGCGGTTTACAGCGGTAACGCATGGGCCAACGACATTGCCAGGCACGGTTATGCTGTGCTGGTGCACGACACATTTGCTTTTGGGAGTCGGCGTGTATTTTATGGTGATGTTGCTGGCCTGGACTACGGGCCGTTGAAAACGCAGGATAAAACGGACCAGAATCCGGATGAGGAAACGCACATTCTGACCTATAATGAATGGTCCAAAGAGCATGAGCATGTAATGTCCAAATCCCTCTTTTGTGCAGGAACAACCTGGCCGGGCGTTTGTCTGGCTGAGGACCAGGCAGCATTGTCTGTGTTAAGCGCCCGGAACGATGTTGATAACGAGCGTATTGGATGTGCGGGACTGTCCGGGGGTGGTGTCCGGACTGTTTATCTGGCTGGTTTGGACGACCGTATCAAGTGTGCCGTTTGCGTTGGTTTTATGACCACATTCAATGATCTTGTGCTTAACCGGTCCTACAATCATACCTGGATGACCTTTGCGCCATTGCTGGCCAACTATATGGATTTTCCCGAAATACTAGGTCTGCGCGTTCCGTTGCCCACTTTGGTCCAGAACAATAACCAGGATGCCTTGTTTACATTGTCAGAAATGAAGCAGGCAGATCATATTTTAAAACAGATTTTCAAAAAGGCAGGCGCTGCGGAAAAGTATAAGGCAGGTTTCTACGATGGCCCACACAAGTTCGATGCACAAATGCAGGCTGACGCATTTGACTGGTTCGATAAATGGTTGGCATAA
- a CDS encoding FAD:protein FMN transferase has translation MRLSNYKQFLLAGIAILVLPAFCILDIPETKSFKRFQISGLAQGTSYAVTYYAESESVKKSQIDSIFGQLDHSLSIYNPNSIISRFNASDSGVDIDDHFYNVVRKSQEIFKETEGAFDITVYPLVRAWGFGNERVSAIPDAAKIQSSMPCIGSEKLHLSSSRLTKDLPCVKIDVNGIAQGYSVDVMANFLESNGIANYLVEIGGEIRVKGRKYPENTAMSIGIEKPAENEFQAAGIRQVIQVPDGAVTTSGSYRNFRKLGSRRISHIIDPKTGYPASTEIISATVIADDAITADGYDNALLLMGLDHAMEFLKRRKNLHAYFIFQRPDSTIADTTTAGFSKFLKP, from the coding sequence ATGCGGCTTTCAAACTATAAACAATTTTTGCTCGCAGGCATAGCCATTCTGGTCTTGCCTGCTTTTTGCATTCTGGATATTCCGGAAACTAAATCGTTCAAGCGTTTTCAGATCAGTGGTTTAGCACAGGGAACGAGCTATGCGGTCACTTACTATGCTGAATCTGAATCGGTAAAAAAATCGCAGATCGACAGCATTTTCGGCCAGCTGGATCATTCACTTTCCATTTATAATCCCAATTCAATCATCAGCCGGTTCAATGCATCCGATTCCGGTGTGGACATTGATGACCACTTTTACAATGTGGTCAGGAAATCGCAGGAAATTTTCAAGGAAACGGAGGGCGCATTTGACATAACCGTTTATCCGCTCGTTCGGGCGTGGGGATTTGGGAATGAACGGGTTAGTGCCATTCCGGACGCTGCTAAAATTCAATCTTCAATGCCTTGCATTGGTTCGGAAAAGCTGCACTTAAGCAGCAGCCGGCTTACTAAGGATTTGCCTTGCGTTAAAATTGACGTTAATGGTATTGCACAGGGTTATAGCGTAGATGTAATGGCTAATTTTCTGGAATCCAATGGTATAGCAAACTATTTGGTCGAAATAGGAGGAGAAATAAGGGTTAAGGGTAGAAAGTATCCCGAAAATACGGCCATGTCCATCGGCATTGAAAAGCCAGCTGAAAATGAATTTCAGGCCGCAGGCATCCGGCAGGTTATCCAGGTCCCGGATGGCGCGGTTACCACATCGGGAAGTTACCGTAACTTCCGCAAGCTCGGTTCGCGGCGGATTTCCCACATTATCGATCCCAAAACAGGTTATCCCGCATCGACAGAAATAATCAGCGCCACCGTGATCGCCGACGATGCGATAACTGCCGACGGATATGATAATGCATTGCTCCTCATGGGTTTAGATCATGCAATGGAATTTTTGAAAAGGCGTAAAAACCTGCACGCCTATTTCATTTTCCAAAGGCCGGACAGCACCATTGCCGACACAACCACCGCCGGATTCAGCAAGTTTTTAAAGCCCTGA
- a CDS encoding NUDIX hydrolase: protein MIRNPSEQNYIEQLSIDCVIFGYHNKQLKVLVPKLNFNGDFWALPGGFVSQDEDIDTAANRILQQRTGIKEIYLDQFHIFGKAARNSLKFMTKLIELNPQLLSENGQYGKEFNWFTKRFVSIGYYALVDLNQVVPEKTDLDSSIDWYNIKELPEMIIDHNEIVTKALETLRFHLDEKLIAFNLLPETFTMKDVQELYETIYDKPFARNNFQKKILDLNVLERLEKKFTGAANKAPYLYRRKS, encoded by the coding sequence ATGATACGTAATCCAAGTGAACAAAATTATATTGAACAGCTGTCTATCGACTGTGTGATATTCGGTTACCACAATAAGCAACTCAAAGTTTTAGTGCCTAAGCTCAATTTCAATGGTGATTTCTGGGCCCTGCCAGGTGGTTTTGTTTCGCAAGACGAGGACATTGATACAGCAGCAAACCGCATTCTTCAGCAGCGGACCGGCATTAAGGAAATTTACCTCGACCAGTTTCACATTTTTGGAAAAGCTGCGAGGAACAGCTTGAAATTCATGACTAAGCTTATTGAACTTAATCCGCAGCTCCTGAGCGAAAACGGGCAGTATGGGAAGGAGTTCAATTGGTTTACAAAAAGATTCGTTTCAATCGGCTACTACGCGCTTGTGGACCTGAACCAGGTCGTCCCCGAAAAAACGGACCTTGACTCGTCGATTGATTGGTACAACATTAAAGAACTGCCAGAAATGATCATCGACCACAACGAAATCGTCACCAAAGCGCTTGAAACGCTTCGCTTCCACCTGGACGAAAAGTTGATCGCATTCAACCTGCTCCCCGAAACATTTACGATGAAAGATGTCCAGGAACTTTACGAAACCATTTACGACAAACCTTTTGCCAGAAACAATTTCCAAAAGAAGATCCTGGATCTGAATGTGTTGGAACGCCTGGAAAAGAAATTCACCGGCGCCGCTAACAAGGCGCCCTATCTGTATCGCAGGAAGAGTTAG
- a CDS encoding RagB/SusD family nutrient uptake outer membrane protein, with protein sequence MKRLINISLAMVVLLLTQSSCDKDWLKPEPLSFFSPENVFTDKAGFESLLITMRKDLKTENTGTASTSTIMPNLTMEFAASDLASPWSQLDFYNLTPNTDMYYRYLSMFTVIYSSVKNANVLISRIDDIEWKSELERNAILAEAYWHRAYWYYRLVNSYGDVPFINEEIQGAKLDFRTHSRWAILSKIQSDTEYAAEWLPVAAKPGVITKGAAHHLLAKIYLANLEFDKAIEAATKVINGPYALMNQRFGLDADKAYRNLIWDLHRSKNFSIAQNTETILASIDRYEAPPGARSEGLYTMRMYNCQYFQPQVLDSQGKPGMVRSGPMLDSLGIGNANVRLTGYYQYDIWAYKGQTWKNTTDLRRSDINWVDKHELRYNNPASVDYGKVINTAFLANPIDTFKHVYAMPHYIMYNPMDDPLARTVGGNGDWYIFRLAETYLLRAEAYYWKNQHALAAADINKVRERAKALPTSAGEVTIDFIMNERARELFAEEPRHSELVRVSYIMAKSNLGGYNLASFSEKNFFYDRVMRYNNTYEKKVQLLGNTANMAPFHVLWPIPSLVITANTKGVINQNAGYDGAERNVEPLMTIE encoded by the coding sequence ATGAAACGTCTCATTAACATATCCCTGGCAATGGTTGTGCTGCTATTGACACAATCGTCCTGCGACAAAGACTGGCTGAAACCGGAACCATTGTCTTTTTTCAGTCCTGAAAATGTATTTACAGACAAAGCCGGTTTCGAATCTTTGCTCATCACCATGCGCAAGGATCTCAAAACAGAGAACACAGGCACGGCGTCCACATCTACGATCATGCCGAACCTGACCATGGAATTTGCAGCATCGGATCTGGCCTCGCCATGGTCGCAGCTGGATTTTTATAATCTCACCCCGAACACCGACATGTATTACCGCTATCTGTCGATGTTTACGGTCATTTATTCATCTGTTAAAAATGCGAATGTGCTCATTTCCAGGATTGACGACATTGAATGGAAGTCCGAGCTGGAGCGGAATGCGATATTGGCCGAGGCTTACTGGCACCGCGCTTACTGGTATTATCGTTTGGTGAATTCCTATGGAGATGTTCCTTTTATTAATGAGGAAATTCAGGGTGCCAAGCTCGATTTTCGCACGCATAGCCGCTGGGCGATCCTGTCCAAAATCCAGTCGGATACGGAGTATGCGGCGGAATGGCTGCCCGTTGCTGCCAAGCCTGGTGTCATTACCAAAGGCGCTGCCCATCATTTACTGGCAAAAATTTATCTTGCCAACCTGGAATTTGATAAGGCCATTGAAGCTGCTACGAAAGTCATTAATGGCCCCTATGCTTTAATGAACCAGCGTTTTGGCCTGGATGCGGACAAAGCTTACCGCAATCTGATCTGGGATTTGCACCGCTCCAAGAATTTCAGCATTGCACAGAATACGGAAACCATCCTCGCATCCATTGATCGCTATGAAGCGCCTCCTGGAGCCCGCTCGGAAGGACTTTACACCATGCGGATGTACAATTGCCAGTATTTTCAGCCACAGGTGCTGGACAGTCAGGGGAAACCCGGCATGGTCAGGAGCGGGCCTATGCTGGATTCGCTGGGCATTGGCAATGCAAATGTGCGGCTCACGGGTTACTATCAATATGATATCTGGGCTTACAAAGGGCAAACCTGGAAAAACACAACGGATTTACGCAGAAGCGACATCAATTGGGTGGATAAGCACGAGTTACGCTACAACAATCCCGCTTCCGTCGATTATGGAAAAGTGATCAACACCGCATTCCTCGCTAATCCGATCGATACATTCAAGCACGTGTACGCAATGCCGCATTACATTATGTACAATCCCATGGACGATCCGCTCGCCCGCACTGTGGGCGGCAATGGGGACTGGTATATTTTCAGGTTAGCGGAAACTTATTTGCTGAGAGCCGAGGCATATTACTGGAAAAATCAGCATGCATTGGCAGCAGCAGACATTAACAAAGTCCGGGAGCGGGCCAAAGCATTGCCCACATCCGCTGGCGAAGTAACAATCGACTTCATCATGAACGAGCGCGCCCGCGAGTTGTTCGCCGAAGAGCCGCGACATTCGGAACTGGTAAGAGTTTCCTATATTATGGCTAAATCCAATCTGGGCGGCTACAATCTGGCCAGTTTCAGCGAGAAAAACTTTTTCTACGACCGCGTCATGCGTTACAATAATACGTACGAGAAAAAGGTGCAGTTGCTGGGTAACACCGCTAATATGGCTCCATTCCATGTCCTATGGCCCATTCCTTCTCTGGTTATTACAGCCAATACCAAGGGAGTGATCAATCAGAACGCAGGCTATGACGGAGCTGAACGAAATGTGGAACCGCTGATGACGATTGAGTAG
- a CDS encoding SusC/RagA family TonB-linked outer membrane protein, which produces MKLKLRQNKSMKICLMLALLTSLAWIGPMWLGQNLHAQDLKNISGSVLDSVTTVGLPGVSVIVKGTQRGTTTDAEGRFSIQAAGSEVLTFSFVGYNLKEIPVGTKSVIETTLQPSVNALDELVVVGYGTMKKSDLTGAVIRIDAKTFKNQPMTQLTDMLTGTVAGFNANQGATAAGGSSLQVRGPKSLNASTNPMVVMDGVIFNGSIADINPADIETMDILKDASSAAVFGARAAGGVILITTKKGATGKPIINFSANVGITEPTNDFKPFDKDGYLTFRRDLLKATNPNNPTFYYDNPTQLPAGVTIDQWRNASNNPQQDNTQEWLGRLRFFPIETENFLEGKSVDWYNEVIRTGKRQNYDVSIGGGSDKVTYYWSLGYQNNEAVLRGDKFSTIRSRLNVDFKVTDFLNVGVNTQFADRDESAVTANLGQMFIMSPYGSMFEDNGDVSWYPNSFATANPLINYFGQEKMRKINTLFASMYAKIKLPFGFDYKISFQPRYETLKDYSFWSSKTLDGGSTRSNGYGTRDDSSTYEWILDNLLHWNKEFGAHRFDLTLLYSSERNRGWASTISNQTFVPNQNLGYHGLQYGTNPALLTNDTQITGDAAMARLNYTLLDKYLITASLRRDGFSAFGTKQPRATFPAAAVAWKISEEKFFNLDFVSQMKLRASWGVNGNRDIGAYSALAQLLSTQYYDGSNVQVGVYNNSLANPDLVWEKTRSINFGMDLSLLKNRVDLSMEYYDMTTTDLLMNRLLPEITGFKNITSNLGELGNKGFEMTINTINTEKRNFSWRSSLVFSFNRNKIKRLFGDYEEKTVDGKTVTTELPDYSNEWFPGQALDRVWNYDVTGIWQLNEKEAAEVYKLQPGDFKATDADGNGKYEALADKMFIGYRQPRFRVGLRNEFTFLRYFSASVFLRGEFGHIAPFQEGLRSGGSDTYDRRNTNDFPYWTPENGNNEYARLNTNTNVFGGGIQIYRRLSFVRIQDVNLSYALPGAISERLKLSSLRIFASGRNLYSFDKWPGWDPESVNVAMPRNFTLGLNLSL; this is translated from the coding sequence ATGAAACTAAAATTACGACAGAACAAATCCATGAAAATCTGCCTGATGCTCGCATTGCTGACGAGCTTGGCGTGGATCGGGCCCATGTGGCTTGGGCAGAATCTTCATGCGCAAGATTTGAAAAACATTTCGGGCAGTGTCCTGGATAGCGTGACCACGGTTGGCCTGCCTGGCGTTTCGGTGATCGTGAAGGGCACCCAGCGTGGAACCACCACCGATGCCGAGGGTCGTTTTTCGATTCAGGCGGCCGGTTCGGAGGTGCTGACTTTCAGTTTTGTCGGATATAATCTTAAAGAAATTCCCGTAGGAACGAAATCGGTGATAGAAACCACGCTGCAACCGAGTGTGAATGCATTGGATGAGCTGGTTGTGGTCGGTTATGGCACGATGAAAAAGAGTGATTTAACAGGGGCGGTGATCCGGATTGATGCCAAAACGTTTAAAAATCAGCCCATGACCCAGCTTACCGACATGCTGACCGGAACCGTTGCCGGCTTCAATGCCAACCAGGGCGCGACGGCTGCGGGCGGAAGTTCGCTGCAAGTACGCGGTCCCAAATCGCTGAATGCGTCCACAAATCCCATGGTCGTGATGGACGGAGTGATCTTCAACGGCAGCATTGCGGACATTAACCCGGCCGACATTGAAACGATGGACATTCTGAAAGATGCCAGCTCGGCGGCCGTATTTGGGGCAAGAGCAGCAGGTGGCGTCATTTTGATTACAACCAAAAAAGGCGCAACCGGAAAGCCAATCATTAATTTTTCTGCAAATGTGGGCATTACCGAGCCCACCAATGACTTCAAGCCTTTCGATAAGGACGGTTATCTTACATTCAGGAGGGATCTGCTCAAAGCCACGAACCCGAATAATCCCACATTTTACTATGATAACCCGACCCAACTGCCTGCTGGCGTGACCATTGACCAATGGCGGAATGCGAGTAACAATCCGCAGCAGGACAACACCCAGGAATGGCTGGGACGCCTGCGTTTTTTTCCTATTGAAACTGAAAATTTCCTCGAAGGCAAGTCTGTGGACTGGTATAATGAGGTCATACGGACAGGTAAGCGACAAAATTACGATGTCAGCATCGGGGGCGGATCGGATAAAGTAACATATTACTGGTCATTGGGTTATCAAAATAACGAAGCCGTTTTACGCGGGGACAAATTTTCTACCATCCGGTCACGATTGAATGTGGATTTCAAGGTTACCGACTTCCTGAATGTGGGTGTAAACACGCAGTTTGCAGACCGGGATGAGAGCGCTGTGACGGCAAATCTGGGCCAAATGTTCATTATGAGCCCTTACGGGTCCATGTTTGAAGACAATGGCGACGTTTCCTGGTATCCCAACAGCTTCGCAACAGCCAATCCGCTGATCAATTATTTTGGGCAGGAAAAAATGAGAAAGATCAACACATTATTTGCGTCCATGTATGCAAAGATCAAGCTGCCCTTTGGTTTCGACTACAAAATTTCTTTCCAGCCGCGCTATGAAACGCTGAAAGATTATAGTTTCTGGTCGTCCAAAACGCTTGATGGCGGTTCTACACGCAGTAACGGTTATGGAACACGCGATGATTCTTCCACTTACGAATGGATACTGGACAACCTGCTGCATTGGAATAAGGAATTTGGCGCGCACCGTTTTGATCTCACATTGCTTTACAGCTCCGAACGAAACCGCGGCTGGGCTTCCACGATCAGTAATCAGACTTTTGTACCCAATCAAAACCTCGGATACCACGGCCTGCAATATGGCACAAACCCGGCATTACTGACCAATGATACGCAAATCACAGGCGACGCTGCAATGGCGAGATTGAACTACACATTATTGGATAAATATCTGATCACAGCTTCGCTCCGGAGAGATGGCTTTTCCGCATTTGGAACAAAACAACCAAGGGCAACCTTCCCGGCAGCGGCGGTTGCATGGAAAATATCGGAAGAGAAATTCTTTAACCTCGATTTTGTAAGTCAAATGAAGCTCCGTGCCTCCTGGGGAGTGAATGGTAACCGCGATATCGGCGCATATTCTGCCCTTGCGCAACTTCTTTCAACCCAATATTATGATGGTTCCAATGTGCAGGTGGGGGTTTACAACAATTCGCTGGCTAATCCCGATCTGGTTTGGGAAAAAACGCGCTCTATTAACTTCGGGATGGATTTGAGCTTGTTGAAAAACCGCGTGGATCTGAGTATGGAATATTATGATATGACCACTACGGACCTGTTAATGAACCGCTTACTCCCTGAAATCACAGGCTTTAAAAACATTACATCCAACCTGGGTGAATTGGGAAACAAAGGTTTTGAAATGACAATCAACACCATTAACACCGAAAAACGCAATTTCAGCTGGCGGTCGAGTTTGGTTTTTTCCTTTAACAGAAACAAGATAAAGCGTCTTTTTGGGGATTATGAAGAAAAAACCGTGGATGGAAAGACCGTTACCACCGAGCTGCCGGATTATTCCAATGAATGGTTTCCAGGACAAGCATTAGACCGCGTCTGGAATTACGACGTGACGGGAATCTGGCAGTTGAATGAAAAGGAAGCGGCAGAAGTCTATAAGTTGCAACCGGGCGATTTCAAGGCAACGGATGCAGACGGAAATGGCAAATATGAGGCATTAGCAGACAAAATGTTCATCGGTTACCGCCAGCCCCGGTTCAGGGTTGGGCTCCGGAATGAATTTACGTTCCTCAGATATTTCTCGGCATCCGTGTTTTTGCGGGGTGAATTTGGTCACATCGCACCTTTCCAGGAAGGTTTAAGATCAGGCGGATCAGACACTTACGATCGCCGCAATACCAATGATTTCCCTTACTGGACGCCGGAAAACGGCAACAACGAATATGCGCGGCTTAACACCAACACAAACGTTTTTGGCGGCGGAATCCAGATTTACAGACGCCTTTCTTTTGTGCGGATCCAGGATGTGAACCTTTCCTATGCATTGCCCGGGGCAATATCTGAGCGGTTGAAATTGAGCAGCTTACGGATATTTGCATCTGGACGCAATTTATACAGTTTTGATAAATGGCCCGGCTGGGACCCCGAGTCGGTTAATGTGGCCATGCCCCGGAATTTTACGCTCGGTTTGAACTTGTCATTGTAA
- a CDS encoding Gfo/Idh/MocA family protein — MEKKSTTSEKSTSSRRDFVKAAGVTAAGFMIVPRHVLGGKGFTAPSDRLTVAGVGVGGKGTSDLASFAKSGKADIAYLCDVDDRRAATSIANYPKAKYYKDFREMFEKESKNFDAVSVSTPDHTHAVVAMAAMQLGKHVYVQKPMTHDIYEARKLTEAAAKYKVVTQMGNQGSSGDGVRTLHEWYDAGIIGDVDTVYIWTNRPIWPQGIPWPSEKPPVPKELDWDLWLGTAPKKDYVENLIPGSWRGWWDYGTGALGDLGCHLMEAPFRVLGLKYATDMQASVGSVFTAFGKRGIFPDSCPPSSHATLTFPKTAKTKGPVTMHWMDGGIKPERPEELGPNELFGDGNSGILFVGSKGKMMASEYAANPRLLPLTKMQEVKVKQKFARVPGSADGHYAQWVEGCIAGYGKMELSSPFELAGPLTEAILGANLAIRGADMPKAREDGKGFTYPGSNMKMLWDAQNMKVTNFDEVNQFVRRNYREGWSLGV; from the coding sequence ATGGAAAAAAAGAGTACAACAAGTGAAAAGTCAACCTCTTCCAGGAGAGACTTTGTTAAAGCTGCAGGTGTGACCGCGGCAGGTTTTATGATTGTCCCAAGGCACGTGCTGGGTGGAAAAGGCTTCACTGCACCCAGCGACAGGCTCACGGTTGCGGGTGTAGGAGTAGGCGGAAAAGGGACATCAGATCTTGCGAGTTTTGCAAAAAGCGGGAAGGCCGACATTGCTTATTTATGCGATGTAGACGACCGCCGTGCTGCTACAAGCATTGCCAATTATCCCAAAGCCAAGTATTATAAGGACTTCCGGGAAATGTTTGAAAAAGAATCCAAAAACTTTGACGCAGTTTCGGTTTCCACGCCCGACCATACGCACGCAGTTGTAGCCATGGCGGCCATGCAGCTCGGTAAGCACGTTTATGTGCAGAAACCGATGACACATGATATTTACGAGGCAAGAAAACTCACCGAAGCTGCAGCAAAATATAAAGTGGTGACCCAGATGGGAAACCAGGGCTCATCAGGCGACGGCGTAAGAACATTGCACGAATGGTACGACGCAGGCATCATTGGCGATGTCGACACGGTTTATATCTGGACCAACAGGCCGATATGGCCACAAGGCATCCCCTGGCCGTCCGAAAAACCACCGGTTCCCAAGGAACTTGATTGGGATCTCTGGCTGGGCACAGCACCAAAAAAAGACTATGTAGAAAACCTGATCCCCGGAAGCTGGAGAGGCTGGTGGGATTACGGAACAGGCGCATTGGGCGACCTGGGCTGCCACTTGATGGAAGCTCCGTTCCGCGTGCTGGGATTGAAATATGCAACGGATATGCAGGCGAGTGTCGGCAGCGTTTTTACTGCTTTTGGCAAGAGAGGCATTTTCCCTGACAGTTGCCCGCCATCAAGCCACGCAACATTAACTTTCCCAAAAACAGCCAAAACAAAAGGCCCGGTAACCATGCACTGGATGGACGGCGGCATCAAGCCGGAGCGTCCGGAGGAACTTGGCCCGAATGAATTATTCGGAGATGGCAACAGCGGTATTTTGTTTGTTGGCTCAAAAGGCAAAATGATGGCCAGCGAATATGCTGCTAACCCTCGTTTGCTGCCATTAACCAAAATGCAGGAAGTGAAAGTAAAACAAAAATTTGCCCGCGTACCAGGAAGCGCAGACGGTCACTACGCACAATGGGTGGAAGGCTGCATCGCCGGTTACGGTAAGATGGAGCTAAGCTCACCATTCGAACTGGCAGGTCCGCTAACCGAAGCAATCCTGGGTGCCAACCTCGCCATCCGCGGCGCAGATATGCCAAAGGCAAGAGAAGACGGCAAAGGCTTCACATATCCGGGAAGCAACATGAAAATGCTCTGGGACGCTCAAAACATGAAGGTTACCAACTTCGACGAAGTAAACCAGTTCGTCCGCCGGAATTACCGGGAAGGTTGGAGCTTGGGGGTTTAA